Proteins from one Niallia circulans genomic window:
- a CDS encoding TlyA family RNA methyltransferase, with the protein MKKERIDVLLVEQGLFETREKAKRAIMAGIVYCDEERLDKPGEKIAVESKLTVKGKTLKYVSRGGLKLEKALEVFDLTAKDKVLLDIGASTGGFTDCALQNGAKMSYALDVGYNQLAWKLRQDERVIVMERTNFRYVTPADLQGEMPNFASIDVSFISLKLILPVLKTLLASGSDIIALVKPQFEAGREQVGKKGIVRDKKVHADVLERIIAFSKEEGYQIKNLSFSPITGGDGNIEFLLHLHWSELGAEDNLVDVNAVVESAHEELKKAKQ; encoded by the coding sequence ATGAAGAAAGAACGCATTGATGTTTTATTAGTGGAGCAAGGATTATTTGAAACAAGAGAAAAAGCAAAAAGAGCGATTATGGCTGGAATCGTCTATTGCGACGAAGAGAGATTGGATAAACCAGGAGAAAAAATCGCCGTGGAATCCAAGCTCACAGTGAAAGGAAAAACACTTAAATATGTAAGTCGCGGTGGCTTGAAGCTCGAAAAAGCACTTGAGGTGTTTGATTTAACTGCAAAAGATAAAGTATTGCTGGACATTGGCGCGTCAACAGGCGGCTTTACAGATTGTGCTTTGCAAAACGGTGCAAAAATGTCCTATGCATTAGATGTCGGTTATAATCAGCTGGCTTGGAAGTTAAGACAGGATGAAAGAGTTATTGTAATGGAGCGCACGAATTTCCGGTATGTAACTCCTGCAGACTTGCAAGGGGAAATGCCAAACTTTGCATCGATCGATGTGTCGTTTATTTCATTAAAGCTGATTCTTCCTGTTTTAAAAACCTTACTTGCTTCAGGCAGCGATATTATTGCATTAGTAAAGCCGCAATTCGAAGCAGGCAGAGAGCAAGTCGGCAAAAAAGGAATTGTCAGGGATAAGAAGGTGCATGCAGATGTGCTGGAAAGAATCATTGCATTTTCCAAAGAAGAAGGCTATCAAATCAAAAACCTTTCCTTCTCACCGATAACAGGCGGTGATGGCAACATTGAATTTCTGCTTCATCTTCACTGGTCAGAACTTGGTGCAGAAGACAATTTAGTTGATGTAAATGCAGTGGTTGAAAGTGCACATGAGGAATTGAAGAAAGCAAAGCAATAA